Proteins encoded by one window of Haliaeetus albicilla chromosome 21, bHalAlb1.1, whole genome shotgun sequence:
- the GMPR gene encoding GMP reductase 1 isoform X2, with product MPRVDADLKLDFKDVLLRPKRSSLKSRSEVDLTRTFTFRNSKQTYTGIPIIVANMDTVGTFEMAIVMAKHAMFTAIHKHYSLEEWKLFAANHPECLEHVAASSGSGKADLDKLTSILEAIPSIRYICLDVANGYSEHFVKFVKSVRALFPHHTIMAGNVVTGEMVEELILSGADIIKVGIGPGSVCTTRIKTGVGYPQLSAVIECADSAHGLKGHIISDGGCSCPGDVAKAFGAGADFVMLGGMFAGHDQCAGEIMEKNGKKVKLFYGMSSDTAMKKHAGGVAEYRALTSHLN from the exons ATGCCCCGGGTAGACGCAGACCTCAAACTGGACTTTAAAGATGTCCTGCTCAGACCTAAAAGAAGCAGCCTCAAAAGCAGATCAGAG GTCGACCTCACGCGCACCTTCACCTTCCGCAACTCCAAGCAAACATACACAGGAATTCCCATTATAGTAGCAAACATGGACACTGTGGGGACATTTGAAATGGCCATAGTTATGGCAAAA CATGCAATGTTCACTGCAATTCACAAGCATTATTCTCTGGAAGAATGGAAACTGTTTGCTGCCAATCACCCAGAATGCCTTGAG CACGTAGCAGCAAGCTCAGGTAGTGGAAAAGCTGATTTGGACAAGTTAACAAGTATTCTAGAGGCCATTCCATCTATCAGATACATCTGCCTAGATGTGGCAAACGGCTATTCAGAGCACTTTGTGAAGTTTGTGAAGTCTGTCCGTGCCCTGTTCCCACATCACACCATTATG GCAGGCAATGTGGTGACAGGAGAGATGGTAGAAGAACTTATTCTTTCTGGAGCAGATATTATTAAAGTGGGTATTGGACCAG GTTCTGTGTGTACCACTCGGATTAAGACGGGGGTGGGCTATCCACAGCTAAGTGCCGTTATTGAGTGTGCAGACTCAGCACATGGTTTGAAAGGACATATCATCTCT GACGGGGGATGCAGCTGCCCGGGAGATGTCGCCAAAGCGTTTG GAGCCGGTGCTGATTTTGTCATGCTTGGAGGAATGTTTGCAGGCCATGACCAGTGTGCTGGAGAGATTATGGAAAAGAATGGCAAGAAGGTGAAACTCTTCTATGGAATGAGCTCTGATACAGCCATGAAGAAGCATGCAGGAGGGGTTGCTGAATACAG